From the genome of Impatiens glandulifera chromosome 9, dImpGla2.1, whole genome shotgun sequence, one region includes:
- the LOC124913863 gene encoding F-box protein At5g49610-like, with product MERRTNINRLNNDTLEEIFSLLSVKDIALSKCVSKKWQIIMSDFSFVCRYASKSTGISGLFLQQHEGLSNFLRKSIVHVPVELECGQIQENLLNFLPERVSIMSSNNGLLCCRSFVNTNISSIPGGISEGFRWGKIDPKLYVCNPTSKEFITINPPEEDLGVSIGLTFDLIDNSFQLVIIDCHQDSCSSGYFTFSIFSSDTWSWRISEEICNWNTTVHMNKQVFVSGRFHWLTLNHHLITFQIKDEESGIIKLPGPEMNGEGHEGMCLGSSEGHLNYIVVNPSEIRIWVLISYEIPEWVLANRINLIQFCGQHLSQFPQLFSLLQEQMENEETEANTTVLPLAFDEDVIFMEIDWDLFSFNLKTGALKNHCCTFMMPCDVFLSPTVLPYSVNLAALNVFKGIGPGASTSTSINDHTPQIYY from the coding sequence ATGGAAAGAAGAACGAATATAAATCGATTGAACAATGATACATTGGAGGAAATTTTCTCTTTGTTGTCAGTGAAAGATATAGCACTAAGCAAGTGCGTTTCCAAAAAATGGCAAATAATCATGTCTGATTTTTCATTCGTATGCCGTTATGCTTCAAAGTCGACGGGTATTTCTGGACTGTTTTTACAGCAGCACGAAGGACTTTCTAATTTTTTGAGAAAATCGATCGTTCATGTTCCTGTTGAATTGGAATGCGGTCAAATTCAGGAGAATCTTCTAAACTTTCTTCCTGAAAGAGTTTCTATAATGTCTTCAAACAATGGACTACTTTGCTGTCGGAGCTTTGTTAATACAAATATAAGTAGCATACCAGGTGGAATTTCCGAAGGATTTCGATGGGGTAAAATTGATCCAAAACTTTACGTATGTAACCCAACAAGTAAAGAGTTTATTACAATAAACCCTCCTGAAGAAGACCTTGGTGTAAGCATTGGATTAACTTTTGATCTCATTGATAACAGTTTTCAGCTTGTAATCATCGATTGTCATCAGGATTCGTGTTCGTCTGGTTACTTTACTTTCTCAATCTTTTCATCAGACACATGGAGCTGGAGAATCTCAGAAGAGATCTGTAATTGGAACACTACAGTCCACATGAACAAGCAAGTATTTGTTAGCGGTCGGTTCCATTGGCTTACCTTGAATCACCATCTTATCACATTTCAAATAAAAGACGAAGAATCTGGAATCATTAAGCTCCCTGGACCTGAAATGAATGGAGAAGGGCACGAAGGGATGTGCCTTGGAAGCTCTGAAGGACATCTCAACTATATAGTTGTTAATCCTTCAGAAATCAGAATTTGGGTTCTTATAAGTTATGAAATACCAGAGTGGGTTTTGGCTAACAGAATAAACTTGATTCAATTTTGTGGACAACATTTGAGTCAATTCCCtcaattattttcacttttgcAAGAACAAATGGAGAATGAAGAGACAGAGGCTAATACTACGGTTCTGCCACTAGCTTTCGATGAAGATGTTATTTTTATGGAAATAGATTGGGATTTGTTCTCTTTTAATCTTAAAACTGGTGCATTGAAGAACCATTGTTGCACGTTCATGATGCCTTGTGATGTTTTTCTTTCTCCGACGGTACTTCCTTATTCGGTAAACTTGGCTGCTCTGAATGTTTTTAAAGGAATAGGTCCAGGTGCGAGTACTAGTACAAGTATAAATGATCACACCCCACAAATCTACTATTGA
- the LOC124916718 gene encoding probable E3 ubiquitin-protein ligase BAH1-like, translating to MKFGEVFMQYLNDEKEGFLNNSSHVEYKRLKKVLKGCRALKDGCSNSADEAEDGQISSEICKCEACPVCEQKFVSELMKEASDIASFFSLSVKHLHALHTGQGVFRYLSHHVCFRSDQKNIVHMGQSLIEYVTMNTTAMRKILKKYDKVHGSVYSGKFMSMMQTKHIELLHSPWLIELGAFLINCNKEVNGTCLNYRGPLSIDLDSDEPVISMILPDSSVKLDYTLTCPICLDLLFNPYALSCGHLFCKSCACSSASVMIFEGLDSATPQSKCPVCREAGVFAKSIQMVELEMLLRKRLKNKKCWRERVAAERAEIVKQSKQYWSLQTKYMVGYS from the exons ATGAAGTTTGGGGAGGTGTTTATGCAGTATCTCAATGATGAGAAAGAAGGGTTTCTTAACAATTCCTCTCACGTTGAATACAAAAGGCTTAAAAAGGTTCTCAAAGGTTGTAGGGCTTTGAAGGATGGTTGCTCTAATTCTGCAGATGAAGCTGAAGATGGACAAATTTCATCTGAGATTTGTAAATGTGAAGCTTGCCCAG TGTGCGAGCAGAAGTTTGTTTCTGAACTGATGAAGGAAGCTTCGGATATAGCAAGTTTCTTTAGCCTGAGCGTTAAACACCTGCATGCTCTTCATACGGGTCAAGGGGTATTCAGATACTTATCGCATCACGTCTGCTTTAGAAGTGACCAGAAAAACATAGTTCACATGGGTCAGTCATTGATTGAATATGTCACAATGAACACTACTGCTATGCGCAAGATCCTTAAGAAGTATGAcaag GTACATGGATCTGTATACAGCGGGAAATTCATGTCAATGATGCAGACCAAACACATTGAGCTTCTTCACTCGCCTTGGTTGATAGAATTAGGAGCATTCCTTATTAACTGCAACAAAGAAGTTAACGGAACATGCTTAAACTACCGTGGTCCTTTATCGATTGATCTTGATTCTGATGAGCCTGTAATTTCCATGATTCTTCCTGATTCTTCTGTCAAGTTGGATTACACTCTCACTTGTCCTATCTGTTTG GATCTTCTGTTCAATCCATATGCTTTGAGTTGTGGACATCTTTTCTGCAAATCATGTGCTTGTTCATCTGCATCAGTTATGATTTTTGAAGGTCTTGACTCTGCAACTCCCCAGTCTAAGTGTCCTGTTTGTCGAGAGGCTGGAGTATTTGCTAAGTCAATACAAATGGTGGAGTTGGAGATGCTCTTGAGGAAGAG GTTGAAGAACAAGAAGTGTTGGCGAGAGAGAGTAGCAGCTGAACGTGCAGAGATAGTTAAGCAATCGAAACAATACTGGAGCTTACAGACGAAGTATATGGTCGGATATTCTTGA